The Candidatus Binatia bacterium region AAAGGAGGCTGATCATGAAGCGTCTCGCTAAATGCCTTGTTGTATGTTTCTTCGTTCTGTTGCCGTGGGTCTCTTCCGCTCAGGTTAAGATGACGATGACCAAGATCGCCGACGGCGTCTACTTCATGCAGAACTCCGCTGGCTCGAGCAATTCGACTTTCATCGTCACCGACGAAGGCGTGCTCGTCTTCGACATCGACATCCGCACCGCCGACCAGACGCTGGCGGCCATCCGCAAGCTCACCGACAAAAAAGTAAAGTACCTGATCTCCTCCCACGCGGCGGGAGACCACGCGACCGGCGCCTGGCACTTCCGCGAGGACAAGCCGGTCTACATCGCGACGAAAAATCAGGTGCAAGATCTCTTCATGCAAGAGGCGAAGGAATTCGAGGAGCGCGCCAATGACCCCAAGGTCGTCGGCTACAAGGGCAGAGAGCTGATCCGGCCCGACATCGGCTTCGATGGAGCCATGTCGCTTCACTTCGGCGGGCTGACGTTCCTGATCACCGCCGAAGGTAGAGGGCACAGCACCGGCGATCTCACGGTCTTTATTCCCCAGAAGCGCCTCATGCTCATGGGCGATCTCCTCGACACGGAAATTCATCCCGGCCAGGGAGAGTCGGCGGGTGTCTGGTTTTCAAACGTGAAGGGATGGATCCAGATTCTCGACAATGTCATGGCGCGCAATCTGCCCGTCGATACTTATGTTCCCGGCCACGGTCCGGTGCATCTTGGGCGAGGAGTCAAAGACCTCGAAGAACAAAAGCGCTATTTTGTCGTCATGCGCGACGAGGTCGCCAAGATGGTCGCGGCCGGCAAAACGCTCGAGCAGGTCGAAAAAGAGTTCAAGATCCCGCAGGAGTTCGCGCACTACAAGCGGCCGGAGAGGCTCAGAGCGTTCTACAAGCTTTTTTATAATCAGCTAATCGAGCGCGGGTACTAGCTCGGATTATTCACCGTAAAACATTGTCTCCGTAGGCGCCTACTTTGTGCCTGTTCCTTTGTGTGCTTCGGAGCGCCAGGATAAGCCTGGCCTTCGTGGTCAAAAAGTTTAGCGCGCAATATGGTTTCCTTGTCAACGAACGGACCGGAGCGGCCTCACGGATTTATGCTTTACAATTTCCACAGCACGCAGTAGATAGGATAAATCGAGATCGCCGAGGTGATCTATGGCAAAAGTTAAGGACATTCTTGCGCTCAAGGGTCAAAGCGTGTGGTCGATCGCGCCCGATTCGTCCGTCTACAACGCGATGAAGCTCATGGCGGAAAAGGGAATCGGCGCGCTTATGGTCATCGACGGAGAAAAACTTGTCGGGATCCTCTCCGAGAGAGATTATGCGCGCAAGGTCATTCTCCAGGGGCGCGCTTCTAGAACCACGCAGGTCAGGGAAATCATGACCAGCCACGTCTTGTATGCCCAGCCCGAGCAAAACATAGAGGAATGTATGGCGCTGATGACCGACAAGCGCGTCCGGCATCTGCCGGTTTATGAGGAAGGCCGCCTGGTCGGCGTCATCTCCATCGGCGATCTGGTGAAATCCATCATCACGGAACAAAAGTTCATCATCGAACAACTGGAACGCTACATCAGCAGCTAGTTGGGGCGGCCATAAAGGGCCAGCTAGTGCTAGTGCGTTGCGCTCGATCTGTCTCGCTCGACGTACTGGAAGAGTACGCCTGCGCTCGCCAGATCGTCGCCCGCCTTCTATCTGGCGCCTTTCTGACCGCCCTAAAAGTCTCTGAAGGATATTTCCGCATCCCGGTAAAATAGCGGGGCCAGAAAAAAGCGGATTTTCTTTTTAAAAACCCCTTGACAGGCGTCGTGAAATAGCATAAGAAACTTAGGTCTAGTACGTGTTCAACCTAAGGAGTTTAGGCTTGCTGGACCAAATAGATTTAAAAATTCTTTCTATTCTGCAAAACCAGGGCAGGACCCACCTGGCGGACATCGCCAAGGAGGTGGATCTCTCCTCGCCCGCCGTGATGGAGCGGGTGAAGAAGCTCGAATCGAGCGGCATCATCAAGGGCTATCAAGCGGTTCTCGATCCCAAGAAGGTGGGCAAGGACGTCACGGCTTTCGTCGGTGTATCAGTGGCGCACCAAAAATATATCGACGGGTTCGCCGCCTACGTGTCGCGGCAGCGTGACGTGCTCGAATGCCATCACGTAACCGGCGAAGAGAGTTTCATTCTAAAGGTGAAGACGGCCAACACCGAGTCGCTGGAGAAGCTTCTTGGACAGATCCGTTCTCTGGAGGGCGTGACGGGCACGGTCACGAAGGTGGTTCTTTCCAGCGTCAAGGAAAGTCAGAAGTTGGAATTCGACAACGGGGTGCCGAAGAATTCGCGAAAAAAAGTGACCAAAGCCGGTTAGTTTTATGAAGGATGCGGAGATGAAAAAGCCGGGGATGCCTCAGAAGCAGGGACTTTACGATCCGAGATTCGAACACGATGCCTGCGGCGTCGGCTTCGTCGTCCATATCAAGGGCGAGAAGTCGCATCAAATCGTCGAACAGGCGATTACGGTCCTGGAGAATCTCGATCACCGCGGCGCCTGTGGCTGCGAGGAAAACACCGGCGACGGCGCCGGCATCCTGCTGCAGGTCCCGCATGCCTTTTTTCAACAGGCCTGCGAAGGGCTGGGATTTCGCCTGCCCGACCCGGGGCAATACGGCGTCGGCATGATCTTTTTGCCGGACGATCGAAAACAGCGCCAGCACTGCGAGAAGACGCTGGAAAAAATCATCACCGGCGAGGGCCAGCGCGTCCTCGGTTGGCGCAAGGTGCCGACGGACAATATGTATCTCGGCGACACGGCCAAAACCAGCGAGCCGTTCATCCGGCAGGTTTTCATCGGCCGCGGCAAGGCGATCAAGGACGACCTGGCGTTCGAGCGCAAGCTCTACGTCATTCGCCGCCGCGCGGAAAACGCGCTGCGCTACGGCAAGGACGCCGTCGGCGAGTTTTTCTATATTTCCAGCATGTCGTGCAAGACCATCATCTATAAAGGCATGCTGACCGCGCGGCAGTTGAGCACGTTTTATCCCGATCTGACCGATCCCGATATCGAAGCCGCCATCGCCGTCGTGCACTCGCGCTTCAGCACCAATACGTTCCCGAGCTGGGGCCGCGCGCATCCCTACCGCTACTTGATTCACAACGGCGAGATCAACACGCTCCGCGGCAACGAGAACTGGATGCACGCGCGCCAGGCGATGCTCGCATCGCAATTGTTCGGCGACGACGTGTCGAAGCTGTTTCCCATTATCCAGGAGGACGGCAGCGACTCGGCCAAATTCGACAACTGTTTGGAGTTCCTCGCGCTCAGCGGCCGCTCGCTGCCGCACGCGATGATGATGATGATCCCGGAGCCGTGGGAAAATCACGAGAGCATGGACGAGCGGAAGCGCGCCTTTTACGAGTACCACAGCACGTTGATGGAGCCGTGGGACGGCCCGGCCTCGATCGCCTTCACCGACGGCGCCGTGGTCGGCGCGGTGCTCGACCGCAACGGCCTCCGTCCGTCGCGCTACTACGTCACGAAAGACGATCTCGTGATCATGGCTTCGGAAGTGGGCGTGCTCGAGGTGCCGCCGGAGAGAGTCCTGGAGAAGCGCCGCCTGCAGCCCGGCCGGATGTTTTTGGTCGATACCGAAGAGGGGCGCATCATCAGCGACGAGGAGATCAAGCAGCAGATGGCCTCCGCCCAGCCGTACCGCCAATGGCTCGACGAGAACACCGTGCACTTCGACCAGTTGGCGAACGGCGCCGAGAAACAGCCGGCGCATCAACATCACGCCACGCTGCAGCGCCTGCAGGCGTTCGGCTACAGCTTCGAAGACCTGCGCGTCAACATCGGGCCCATGGCGCAGAACGGCATCCAGCCGGTCGGCTCGATGGGCACCGACACGCCGCTGGCCGTGCTCTCCGACAAGCCGCAACTGCTCTACAACTATTTCAAGCAACTCTTCGCTCAGGTCACCAATCCGCCGATCGACCCGATCCGCGAGGAATTGATCACCTCGATGACCGTCACGCTGGGATCGGAAAGAAATTTGGTGGATCCGACGCCGGAAAGCTGCCGGCAGTTGAGACTCTCGACGCCGATCCTAAAAGACTCGGAGATGGAGAAGCTGCGCCGCCTCGACTTGCCCGGCATTAAGACCGTCATGCTGCCGATTCTTTTCAATCCCCACGAGGGCAAAGCGGGCCTCGAAAGCGCGCTGGAGGAACTTTTCCACGCCGCCGACCAGGCCATCGCCAACGGCGCGACGATTTTGATCTTGTCCGACAAAGGAGTCGATCGCAGCCACGCGCCGATTCCCGCTCTGTTGGCATCGTCGGGCCTGCATCATCACTTGATCCGCTCCGGCACGCGCACGCGCGTCGGCCTGGTGCTGGAATCCGGCGAGCCGCGCGAGGTGCATCATTTCTGTTTGCTGATCGGCTACGGCGTGCAGGCGATCAACCCGTATTTGGCCTACGAGTGCCTGAACGACATGATCGGCGAGAGGATGCTGAAGGACATCACCTATGAGAAGGCGGTGAAGGGCTACGTCAAAGCCGTCGCCAAAGGCGTGGTGAAAGTGATGTCGAAGATGGGCATCTCGACGATCAAGTCCTACTGCGGCGCGCAAATTTTCGAAGCGGTCGGCCTCGGCCGGGAACTCATCGACAAGTATTTCACCTGGACGCCGTCGAGAGTCGGCGGCATCGGTCTCGAAGAGGTCGCGCTGGAATCGCAGCGCCAGCACCAAAAGGCGTTCCCGACGTTTCAGTTCAACGGCCACACGCTCGAAGTCCACGGGCAATATCAGTACCGCGCCGACGGCGAGCTGCATCTGTTCAATCCGAAGACGATCCATCTTCTGCAGAAGGCGTGCCGCAGCGACAATTACGCGACGTTCAAGGAATATACGAAGCTCGTCGACGATCAGTCCGAGCGTTTGGCGACGCTCCGCGCCTTGATGGAGCTGAAGCCCGCGGCCAAGCCGATTCCGATCGAGGAAGTGGAGCCGGTGGAAGAAATCGTCAAGCGTTTCAAAACGGGCGCGATGTCGTATGGCTCGATCAGCAAGGAGGCGCATGAGGCGCTCGCCATCGCCATGAACCGCATCGGCGGCAAGAGCAACACCGGCGAAGGCGGCGAAGATCCGGCGCGCTACGTCCTCGACGCCAACGGCGATTCGCGCAACAGCGCGATCAAGCAGGTCGCTTCCGGCAGGTTCGGCGTTACGAGCTACTACCTCACGCAGGCGAAAGAGCTGCAAATCAAGATGGCGCAAGGCGCCAAGCCGGGCGAGGGTGGCGAATTGCCGGGACGAAAAGTTTATCCGTGGATCGCCAAGGTGCGCTACTCGACGCCCGGCGTCGGCTTGATCTCGCCGCCGCCGCACCACGACATCTACTCGATCGAAGATCTGGCGCAGCTCATTCATGATCTCAAGAACGCCAACCATCACGCCCGCATCAGCGTGAAGCTGGTCTCCGAGGTCGGCGTGGGGACGATCGCCGCGGGCGTGGCGAAAGGCCACGCCGACGTGGTTTTGATCAGCGGCCACGACGGCGGCACCGGCGCCTCGCCGCAGACGAGCATCAAGCACGCCGGACTGCCATGGGAATTGGGGATCGCGGAGACGCACCAGACGTTGCTGCTGAACAATCTTCGCAGCCGCATCGCCGTCGAGACCGACGGGCAGTTGAAAACCGGGCGCGACGTCGTGATCGCCGCGCTGCTCGGCGCCGAAGAGTTCGGCTTCGCAACCACGGCGCTGGTGGCGCTCGGCTGCATTTTGATGCGCGTTTGCCATCTGGACACCTGCCCGGTCGGTATCGCGACGCAGAATCCCGAGCTGCGCAAGAAATATGAGGGCGATCCGGCGCACGCCGTCAACTTCATGCGCTTCATCGCCGCGGAGATGCGCGAGTACATGGCCAAGCTCGGCTTCCGGACCGTGAATGAAATGGTCGGGCGCTCGGACAGGATCGAAATGAAGCGCGCCGTCGATCATTGCAAAGCCAGCGGTTTGGACTACTCGGCGATTCTCTACCAGCCGAAGGTCAAGAAGGACGTCGGCCGCTACTGCCAGATTCCGCAAAATCACGGCCTAGAAAACGCGCTCGACAATCAGGTCTTGCTCGATCTCGCCGCTCCGGCGCTGGAGGGACGGGAGAAAGTCAAAGCGACCTTGCCGATCCGCAACACCAATCGCGTCGTCGGGACTATTTTAGGCAGCGAAGTCACGCGGCGCTTCGGACCGGAAGGGCTGCCGGAAGACACGATCGATTTTCATTTTCAGGGCTCGGCCGGCCAGAGCTTCGGCGCCTTCATTCCCCGCGGCGTGACGCTCGAACTGGAAGGCGACGCCAACGACTATTTCGGCAAAGGCCTCTCGGGCGGCAAGGTCATTCTCTATCCGCCGGCGGGCTCGACTTTCGCCGCCGAGGAGAACATCATCGTCGGCAACGTGGCCTTCTACGGCGCGACCGACGGCGAAGCCTATGTTCGAGGTGTGTCGGGCGAGCGCTTCTGTGTGAGAAACAGCGGCGTGCGCGCGGTGGTCGAAGGCGTAGGCGATCACGGCTGCGAATACATGACCGGCGGGCGCGTCGT contains the following coding sequences:
- a CDS encoding MBL fold metallo-hydrolase, whose amino-acid sequence is MKRLAKCLVVCFFVLLPWVSSAQVKMTMTKIADGVYFMQNSAGSSNSTFIVTDEGVLVFDIDIRTADQTLAAIRKLTDKKVKYLISSHAAGDHATGAWHFREDKPVYIATKNQVQDLFMQEAKEFEERANDPKVVGYKGRELIRPDIGFDGAMSLHFGGLTFLITAEGRGHSTGDLTVFIPQKRLMLMGDLLDTEIHPGQGESAGVWFSNVKGWIQILDNVMARNLPVDTYVPGHGPVHLGRGVKDLEEQKRYFVVMRDEVAKMVAAGKTLEQVEKEFKIPQEFAHYKRPERLRAFYKLFYNQLIERGY
- a CDS encoding CBS domain-containing protein, encoding MAKVKDILALKGQSVWSIAPDSSVYNAMKLMAEKGIGALMVIDGEKLVGILSERDYARKVILQGRASRTTQVREIMTSHVLYAQPEQNIEECMALMTDKRVRHLPVYEEGRLVGVISIGDLVKSIITEQKFIIEQLERYISS
- a CDS encoding Lrp/AsnC family transcriptional regulator, with the protein product MLDQIDLKILSILQNQGRTHLADIAKEVDLSSPAVMERVKKLESSGIIKGYQAVLDPKKVGKDVTAFVGVSVAHQKYIDGFAAYVSRQRDVLECHHVTGEESFILKVKTANTESLEKLLGQIRSLEGVTGTVTKVVLSSVKESQKLEFDNGVPKNSRKKVTKAG
- the gltB gene encoding glutamate synthase large subunit, coding for MKKPGMPQKQGLYDPRFEHDACGVGFVVHIKGEKSHQIVEQAITVLENLDHRGACGCEENTGDGAGILLQVPHAFFQQACEGLGFRLPDPGQYGVGMIFLPDDRKQRQHCEKTLEKIITGEGQRVLGWRKVPTDNMYLGDTAKTSEPFIRQVFIGRGKAIKDDLAFERKLYVIRRRAENALRYGKDAVGEFFYISSMSCKTIIYKGMLTARQLSTFYPDLTDPDIEAAIAVVHSRFSTNTFPSWGRAHPYRYLIHNGEINTLRGNENWMHARQAMLASQLFGDDVSKLFPIIQEDGSDSAKFDNCLEFLALSGRSLPHAMMMMIPEPWENHESMDERKRAFYEYHSTLMEPWDGPASIAFTDGAVVGAVLDRNGLRPSRYYVTKDDLVIMASEVGVLEVPPERVLEKRRLQPGRMFLVDTEEGRIISDEEIKQQMASAQPYRQWLDENTVHFDQLANGAEKQPAHQHHATLQRLQAFGYSFEDLRVNIGPMAQNGIQPVGSMGTDTPLAVLSDKPQLLYNYFKQLFAQVTNPPIDPIREELITSMTVTLGSERNLVDPTPESCRQLRLSTPILKDSEMEKLRRLDLPGIKTVMLPILFNPHEGKAGLESALEELFHAADQAIANGATILILSDKGVDRSHAPIPALLASSGLHHHLIRSGTRTRVGLVLESGEPREVHHFCLLIGYGVQAINPYLAYECLNDMIGERMLKDITYEKAVKGYVKAVAKGVVKVMSKMGISTIKSYCGAQIFEAVGLGRELIDKYFTWTPSRVGGIGLEEVALESQRQHQKAFPTFQFNGHTLEVHGQYQYRADGELHLFNPKTIHLLQKACRSDNYATFKEYTKLVDDQSERLATLRALMELKPAAKPIPIEEVEPVEEIVKRFKTGAMSYGSISKEAHEALAIAMNRIGGKSNTGEGGEDPARYVLDANGDSRNSAIKQVASGRFGVTSYYLTQAKELQIKMAQGAKPGEGGELPGRKVYPWIAKVRYSTPGVGLISPPPHHDIYSIEDLAQLIHDLKNANHHARISVKLVSEVGVGTIAAGVAKGHADVVLISGHDGGTGASPQTSIKHAGLPWELGIAETHQTLLLNNLRSRIAVETDGQLKTGRDVVIAALLGAEEFGFATTALVALGCILMRVCHLDTCPVGIATQNPELRKKYEGDPAHAVNFMRFIAAEMREYMAKLGFRTVNEMVGRSDRIEMKRAVDHCKASGLDYSAILYQPKVKKDVGRYCQIPQNHGLENALDNQVLLDLAAPALEGREKVKATLPIRNTNRVVGTILGSEVTRRFGPEGLPEDTIDFHFQGSAGQSFGAFIPRGVTLELEGDANDYFGKGLSGGKVILYPPAGSTFAAEENIIVGNVAFYGATDGEAYVRGVSGERFCVRNSGVRAVVEGVGDHGCEYMTGGRVVVIGKTGRNFAAGMSGGVAYVLDEDGDFKSRCNLETIQLERLDEADLREVEEMLKRHATYTHSSRAWQLLAFWEEAAPKFVKVMPQDYRRMLEALRQAESQGLVGDEAVMAAFEANKNDAARVSGN